One genomic region from Sphingomicrobium aestuariivivum encodes:
- a CDS encoding TIGR03032 family protein, which produces MRSERRYDLMTQGITASLPGQTVAATEAQAAKPQVEYSLSGGLIARLAKANISLAFTSYQSGLLYMLGRNPKNGAQLHQSQMAKPMGLARTDDGGLVMTGMAQVYRFANVISGDQRINHTFDACFVPRTINVTGRLDAHDVGVTKDGEIVFVNTRYNCLAKLSDTHSFEVVWKPDFISAIVDEDRCHLNGMAMEDGEPRYVTAVSRSDTIDGWRDRRGDGGVVIDVKTGEVVCENLSMPHSPRIHNGQLWVLNSGTGELGVVELPKKKGAKGKFVPKAFCPGFLRGLAFHGDVAFVGLSKPRYKRFDGLELADRLKATDSEPWCGIQAIDLKKGSCVDWFRIDGAIGELYDVEVIEGHACPMTVSPNSPDAAALITFDENSHSTAKAAKPKTKKK; this is translated from the coding sequence ATGAGAAGTGAGCGTAGATACGATCTTATGACACAAGGGATTACGGCAAGTTTGCCGGGACAGACTGTCGCCGCGACCGAGGCGCAGGCGGCCAAGCCGCAGGTCGAGTATTCATTGTCGGGCGGACTGATTGCCCGCCTTGCCAAGGCGAACATCTCGCTGGCCTTCACTTCTTACCAGTCGGGCCTGCTTTATATGCTCGGCCGCAATCCCAAGAATGGCGCGCAGCTGCACCAGTCGCAGATGGCAAAGCCGATGGGGCTCGCGCGCACTGACGACGGGGGTCTGGTGATGACCGGCATGGCACAGGTCTATCGCTTCGCCAACGTGATCTCGGGCGACCAGCGAATCAATCACACCTTCGATGCCTGCTTCGTGCCGCGCACGATCAACGTCACCGGGCGCCTCGATGCGCATGACGTGGGTGTGACGAAGGATGGCGAGATCGTGTTCGTCAACACACGATACAATTGCCTCGCCAAGCTGAGCGATACGCATAGTTTCGAAGTCGTCTGGAAGCCCGACTTCATCAGCGCGATCGTAGACGAGGATCGCTGTCACCTGAACGGGATGGCAATGGAAGACGGCGAACCGCGCTATGTGACCGCCGTCTCGCGCTCCGATACGATCGATGGCTGGCGCGACCGCCGTGGTGACGGTGGCGTAGTGATCGATGTCAAAACGGGCGAAGTGGTGTGCGAGAACCTTTCCATGCCGCACAGCCCGCGAATCCATAACGGACAGTTGTGGGTGCTCAACTCGGGCACGGGTGAGCTGGGCGTGGTCGAGTTACCCAAGAAGAAGGGCGCGAAGGGCAAGTTCGTGCCCAAGGCTTTCTGTCCCGGCTTCCTGCGCGGGCTCGCCTTCCACGGCGATGTTGCTTTCGTCGGCCTCAGCAAGCCGCGCTACAAGCGGTTCGACGGCCTCGAGCTGGCGGATCGGCTCAAGGCTACCGACAGCGAGCCGTGGTGTGGGATCCAGGCGATTGATCTCAAAAAGGGATCATGCGTCGACTGGTTCCGGATCGATGGCGCGATCGGCGAGCTTTACGACGTCGAGGTGATCGAGGGGCATGCCTGTCCGATGACCGTGTCGCCCAATTCGCCCGACGCGGCGGCGCTGATCACGTTCGATGAAAATAGTCATTCGACGGCGAAGGCTGCAAAGCCGAAGACCAAGAAGAAATAG
- a CDS encoding alpha/beta fold hydrolase, whose protein sequence is MIAGSGGWSSKWAPFHDDLATVTQACSIDRPGWGMAGVGRGLTSPDKVEDYRETLALAGLQGPFVLVGHSLGGEEAVFWADRYPDEVAGLVLVDPGMPDFAIRMSTRAPLAFAEMREALMGAANYFLDCADRIEAMQAGGETEGLKRCSPRAENPEVAEVLATVAMDPERFRFNANEIMFMVDESVKPESYSGDLGELPMLLLQETLRKSPPGMSEEARAQSPLVDALLEEHHDRLIGYSSRAELRPVENASHDILADRPDAIVGALSEIVSIARADPSE, encoded by the coding sequence ATGATTGCCGGATCTGGGGGGTGGTCGTCCAAATGGGCGCCTTTTCACGACGATCTCGCGACGGTGACGCAGGCTTGCTCGATCGATCGGCCGGGCTGGGGAATGGCAGGCGTCGGGCGCGGGCTGACTTCTCCCGACAAGGTCGAGGACTATCGCGAAACACTCGCATTGGCTGGTTTGCAGGGTCCGTTCGTTCTCGTCGGCCACAGCCTAGGCGGAGAGGAAGCGGTATTTTGGGCTGATCGCTATCCCGATGAAGTCGCGGGCCTAGTCTTGGTCGATCCCGGAATGCCCGATTTTGCCATACGTATGTCCACACGTGCTCCGTTGGCGTTTGCGGAAATGCGCGAGGCGCTCATGGGCGCGGCCAACTACTTTCTCGACTGCGCGGACAGGATTGAGGCGATGCAGGCGGGCGGCGAAACAGAAGGCCTCAAACGTTGCAGCCCGCGTGCCGAGAACCCGGAAGTAGCGGAAGTTCTAGCCACCGTTGCGATGGATCCCGAACGGTTTCGCTTCAATGCGAATGAAATCATGTTCATGGTCGATGAATCCGTCAAACCAGAAAGTTATTCGGGAGATTTAGGTGAATTGCCGATGCTCCTCCTGCAGGAAACATTGCGCAAGTCGCCGCCCGGAATGTCGGAGGAAGCGAGGGCGCAAAGTCCGCTCGTTGATGCGCTTTTGGAGGAGCATCACGACAGGCTGATCGGCTATTCAAGTCGCGCTGAGTTGCGCCCCGTCGAAAATGCTAGCCATGACATCCTCGCCGATCGACCCGATGCCATCGTGGGGGCGCTCAGCGAAATAGTTTCGATTGCGCGCGCCGACCCCTCTGAGTGA
- a CDS encoding tyrosine-type recombinase/integrase — protein sequence MTFSEFDPATQNRVPWNAGAQVGPKRPLNKNQIWAVRFFLDREQRIRDRALFDLAIDSKLRGCDLVELKIGDLVSGTEIRRRATVTQRKTGRPVQFEIAVDARTSLFAWLELRGGSVDDFVFPSRVDHSKHLSTRQYARLLDEWVTAIGLRREEYGTHSLRRTKASIIYKATGNLRAIQILLGHSKIENTVRYLGVDIEDALTLAEKTGI from the coding sequence ATGACATTTTCAGAGTTTGATCCCGCGACGCAGAACCGAGTGCCATGGAACGCTGGAGCGCAAGTTGGTCCTAAGCGGCCTCTCAACAAGAACCAGATCTGGGCCGTGCGCTTCTTCTTGGATCGAGAGCAACGTATTCGAGATCGCGCCCTGTTCGATCTGGCAATCGACAGCAAGCTCAGAGGCTGCGATCTCGTTGAGCTCAAGATCGGCGACCTTGTGTCCGGCACCGAAATTAGACGGAGAGCCACGGTCACTCAGCGTAAGACCGGTCGCCCAGTTCAATTTGAGATCGCGGTTGACGCGCGAACCAGCCTCTTTGCCTGGCTCGAGCTCAGAGGCGGCTCGGTCGACGACTTTGTATTCCCGAGCCGGGTTGATCACTCAAAGCATCTGAGCACTCGGCAATATGCTCGGCTCCTCGACGAATGGGTCACGGCGATCGGGCTTCGAAGAGAGGAATATGGGACACACTCCCTGCGACGAACGAAGGCTTCGATCATCTACAAGGCGACCGGCAATCTACGTGCCATCCAAATTCTGTTGGGGCATTCCAAGATTGAGAACACTGTTCGATATCTCGGCGTAGATATCGAGGACGCCCTGACCTTAGCAGAGAAAACCGGAATTTGA
- a CDS encoding potassium channel family protein: MLDNILIGFGMAGLSCTVVTAFIIIAARWLNRHAPRFLAGSAMGPLFLSIVGVVFWLLLALGVTVALWAGLFLRLDLFTGWEPALYFTTVTITTLGYGDIILPAEHRLLTGFLATNGLILFSMSTAFLIEFLRRVLDVR; encoded by the coding sequence ATGCTCGACAATATCCTGATCGGCTTCGGCATGGCGGGCCTGTCCTGCACGGTGGTCACGGCCTTCATCATCATCGCCGCGCGCTGGCTCAACCGCCACGCCCCGCGCTTTCTCGCGGGCAGCGCGATGGGCCCGCTGTTCCTGTCGATCGTCGGGGTGGTCTTCTGGCTGCTGCTCGCGCTCGGCGTCACGGTCGCCCTGTGGGCGGGGCTGTTCCTCCGCCTCGACCTGTTCACCGGCTGGGAGCCTGCGCTCTACTTCACGACGGTGACGATCACGACGCTTGGCTATGGCGACATCATCCTGCCCGCGGAGCATCGCCTGCTCACGGGTTTCCTCGCCACCAACGGCCTCATCCTGTTCAGCATGAGCACCGCCTTCCTGATCGAATTCCTGCGCCGCGTACTCGACGTGCGCTGA
- a CDS encoding TIGR03032 family protein, protein MTQAITTLPPQQKDAATQTAAANPQVEYSLSGGMIARLAKASISLAFTSYQSGLLYMLGRNPKNGAQLHQSQMAKPMGLARTPDGGLVMTGMAQVYRFANVISGDQRINHVFDACFVPRTIHVTGRLDAHDVGVTKDGEIVFVNTRYNCLAKLSDTHSFEVVWKPDFISAIVDEDRCHLNGMAMEDGEPRYVTAVSRSDTIDGWRDRRGDGGVVIDVKTGEVVCEGLSMPHSPRLHNGQLWVLNSGTGELGVVELPNKKGEMGKFVPKAFCPGFLRGLAFHGDVAFVGLSKPRYKRFDGLDLADRLEKADSEPWCGIQAIDLKKGSCVDWFRIDGAIGELYDVEVIEGHACPMTVSPNSPDAAALITIGEGAQPADKKSSEQGGAPGKAARPGR, encoded by the coding sequence ATGACCCAAGCCATCACTACCCTTCCTCCCCAGCAGAAGGACGCCGCAACGCAGACCGCGGCCGCCAATCCGCAGGTGGAATATTCGCTGTCGGGCGGCATGATCGCCCGCCTCGCCAAGGCCAGCATCAGCCTTGCCTTCACTTCCTACCAGTCGGGCCTGCTCTACATGCTCGGCCGCAACCCGAAGAATGGCGCGCAACTGCACCAGTCGCAGATGGCCAAGCCGATGGGCCTCGCGCGCACGCCCGACGGCGGCCTCGTCATGACCGGCATGGCGCAGGTCTATCGCTTCGCCAACGTCATCTCGGGCGACCAGCGCATCAATCATGTGTTCGACGCCTGCTTCGTGCCGCGCACCATCCATGTCACGGGGCGCCTCGATGCGCATGATGTCGGCGTGACGAAGGATGGCGAGATCGTCTTCGTCAACACGCGCTACAACTGCCTCGCCAAGCTGTCGGACACCCACAGCTTCGAGGTGGTCTGGAAGCCCGATTTCATCTCGGCGATCGTCGACGAGGATCGCTGCCACCTCAACGGCATGGCGATGGAGGACGGCGAGCCGCGCTACGTCACCGCCGTGTCGCGTTCGGACACCATCGACGGCTGGCGCGATCGCCGCGGCGATGGCGGGGTCGTCATCGACGTGAAGACGGGCGAGGTGGTCTGCGAGGGCCTGTCCATGCCGCACAGCCCGCGCCTCCATAACGGGCAGCTGTGGGTCTTGAACTCGGGCACCGGCGAGCTCGGCGTCGTCGAGCTGCCCAACAAGAAGGGCGAGATGGGCAAGTTCGTGCCCAAGGCCTTCTGCCCGGGCTTCCTGCGCGGTCTCGCTTTCCATGGCGATGTCGCCTTCGTCGGCCTGTCGAAGCCGCGCTACAAGCGCTTCGACGGGCTCGATCTGGCAGACCGCCTTGAGAAAGCGGACAGCGAGCCGTGGTGCGGCATCCAGGCGATCGACCTCAAGAAGGGGAGTTGTGTCGACTGGTTCCGCATCGATGGCGCGATCGGCGAACTTTATGACGTCGAGGTTATCGAGGGTCATGCCTGCCCGATGACCGTCTCGCCCAATTCGCCCGATGCGGCGGCGCTGATCACGATCGGCGAGGGCGCGCAACCGGCGGACAAGAAGAGCAGCGAGCAGGGGGGGGCGCCAGGTAAGGCGGCTCGTCCGGGTAGATAG
- the ctlX gene encoding citrulline utilization hydrolase CtlX: MNLLPSRVVMVRPHHFAINPETAPDNAYQSAGGAADAASAMAEVEALAGALRSRGVEVMLFEDEATDRPDAVFPNNWFSAHADGTLILYPMRAENRRGERREDIVEALRQKHVVSRVVDLSHYEAEGRFCEGTGSIVFDHAARIAFACRSPRTDGAIVEEVAALLGYRAHLFDAAAADGTPVYHTNVMMALVPGLALVGAELVRDPDQREALLAALGSREVVALDEAQIGDFCGNAFTLAGEEGPFLALSARAASALTEEQRARIRRHVPLVPVAVPTIEQAGGSVRCMLAAVHLPLARGV, from the coding sequence ATGAACCTGCTGCCTTCCCGCGTCGTCATGGTGCGACCGCACCATTTCGCCATCAATCCCGAGACCGCGCCCGACAATGCCTACCAGTCGGCGGGCGGGGCGGCCGATGCTGCCTCGGCGATGGCGGAGGTGGAGGCGCTGGCGGGCGCGCTGCGCTCGCGCGGGGTGGAGGTCATGCTCTTCGAGGACGAGGCAACGGACCGCCCCGACGCGGTCTTTCCCAACAACTGGTTTTCGGCGCATGCCGACGGGACGCTGATCCTGTATCCGATGCGGGCCGAGAACCGGCGGGGCGAGCGGCGCGAGGACATCGTCGAGGCGCTGCGGCAAAAACATGTCGTGTCGCGGGTGGTCGACCTCAGCCATTACGAGGCGGAGGGGCGCTTTTGCGAAGGGACGGGGTCGATCGTCTTCGATCATGCGGCGCGCATCGCCTTTGCCTGCCGCTCACCGCGTACCGATGGGGCGATCGTCGAGGAAGTGGCGGCGTTGCTCGGCTATCGCGCGCATCTGTTCGACGCGGCAGCGGCGGACGGCACGCCTGTCTATCATACCAATGTGATGATGGCGCTGGTACCGGGGTTGGCGCTCGTCGGGGCGGAGCTCGTGCGCGATCCGGACCAGCGCGAGGCGCTGCTGGCGGCGCTGGGAAGCCGGGAAGTCGTGGCGCTCGACGAGGCACAGATTGGCGACTTCTGCGGCAATGCCTTCACGCTGGCGGGCGAGGAGGGGCCGTTTCTTGCGCTATCGGCACGGGCAGCGTCGGCGCTCACCGAGGAGCAGCGTGCGCGGATCCGGCGGCATGTGCCCCTCGTGCCGGTGGCGGTGCCGACGATCGAACAGGCCGGCGGGTCGGTCCGCTGCATGCTCGCGGCGGTCCATCTGCCCCTCGCGCGGGGCGTTTGA
- a CDS encoding LuxR C-terminal-related transcriptional regulator, translating into MNEGSEINGHVPDVPPPSVALESIEVPDDIRCLAEYSPIPAVISNPRLPDNPLVVINDKFLGMTGYALDEILGRNCRFLAGPKTEPFLTDKIRSAIDHRKPVLVEILNYKKDGTPFRNAVLIAPIFSDDGELQWFLGSQVELGEEELGPSPARAARAVEMVKTLSPRQAEVMKLVASGLRNKQIAYELGLSEKTIKMHRGLVMEKLGLRTSAEMVRIAVEAGI; encoded by the coding sequence GTGAACGAGGGAAGTGAAATCAACGGCCACGTCCCCGACGTGCCGCCGCCGTCCGTGGCGCTCGAGAGTATCGAGGTGCCCGACGACATCCGCTGTCTTGCTGAATACAGCCCGATCCCCGCGGTGATTTCCAATCCCCGCCTGCCGGACAATCCGCTGGTCGTGATCAACGACAAGTTCCTCGGGATGACGGGCTATGCGCTCGACGAGATCCTCGGGCGCAACTGCCGTTTCCTCGCCGGCCCCAAGACCGAGCCCTTCCTGACCGACAAGATCCGCTCGGCGATCGATCACCGCAAGCCCGTGCTGGTCGAGATCCTCAACTACAAGAAGGACGGCACGCCGTTCCGTAACGCCGTGCTCATCGCGCCCATCTTCAGCGACGATGGCGAACTGCAGTGGTTCCTCGGCAGCCAGGTCGAGCTTGGCGAAGAAGAACTCGGCCCCTCCCCCGCCCGTGCCGCGCGCGCGGTCGAGATGGTCAAGACGCTGAGCCCGCGCCAGGCAGAGGTGATGAAACTCGTTGCCTCGGGCCTGCGCAACAAGCAGATCGCCTACGAGCTCGGCTTGTCGGAAAAAACCATCAAGATGCACCGTGGCCTCGTGATGGAAAAGCTCGGGCTGCGCACCAGCGCGGAGATGGTCCGGATCGCGGTCGAAGCGGGCATCTAG
- a CDS encoding CaiB/BaiF CoA transferase family protein, whose amino-acid sequence MGPLKGMRIIELAGMGPGPFAAMMLADHGAEIIRIERDGRLALPNDPIERGRTTLKLDLRDEAERELLLRLVETADALVDPYRPGRIEALGLGPAELHARNPRLVIGRITGWGQRGPLSQRAGHDIDYLALSGLLSATGSEERPIPPLNLVADYGGGAMMLVFGMLAALLEVKGGAEKGRVVDAAMSEGAALLGTIAFAMRNIGMWTGGREGNLLDGGMALYGTYRCSDGLWLAVGALEPQFAGQFLKALGLGDDPLFAQPLDRARWEEQRETIAEKIAAEPRSHWLEVFEGRDACVAPVLKLKEAPRDPHHVARGSFVRTPDGAVPAPAPRYGDEALPPARTERDAARKLLEDFGCDEALIEKATRA is encoded by the coding sequence ATGGGGCCACTCAAGGGGATGCGGATCATCGAGTTGGCGGGTATGGGGCCCGGCCCCTTCGCCGCCATGATGCTCGCCGACCATGGCGCCGAAATCATCCGCATCGAGCGTGACGGGCGCCTCGCACTGCCCAATGATCCGATCGAGCGGGGGCGCACCACGCTCAAGCTCGACCTGCGCGACGAAGCGGAGCGCGAGCTCCTGCTGCGGCTCGTCGAGACGGCAGATGCGCTGGTCGATCCCTACCGCCCGGGGCGCATCGAGGCGCTTGGGCTCGGCCCCGCCGAGTTGCACGCCCGCAATCCAAGGCTCGTGATCGGGCGGATCACCGGCTGGGGGCAGCGCGGACCGCTCAGCCAGCGCGCGGGGCATGACATCGACTATCTCGCCCTGTCGGGCCTCCTGTCGGCGACCGGCAGCGAGGAGCGGCCGATCCCGCCCCTCAACCTCGTCGCCGACTATGGCGGCGGGGCGATGATGCTGGTCTTCGGCATGCTCGCGGCGCTGCTCGAGGTGAAGGGCGGGGCGGAAAAGGGCCGCGTCGTCGATGCGGCGATGAGCGAGGGGGCGGCGCTCCTTGGCACCATCGCCTTCGCCATGCGCAACATCGGCATGTGGACCGGCGGGCGCGAGGGCAACCTCCTCGACGGCGGCATGGCGCTCTACGGCACCTATCGCTGCTCGGACGGGCTGTGGCTGGCGGTCGGCGCGCTCGAGCCGCAGTTCGCGGGACAGTTTCTCAAGGCGCTGGGGCTGGGTGATGATCCGCTGTTCGCCCAGCCGCTCGACCGCGCGCGCTGGGAAGAGCAGCGCGAGACGATCGCCGAGAAGATCGCTGCCGAACCGCGCAGCCACTGGCTCGAGGTGTTCGAGGGCAGGGATGCCTGTGTCGCGCCCGTCCTCAAGCTCAAGGAGGCGCCACGCGATCCGCATCATGTGGCGCGCGGCAGCTTCGTGCGCACGCCCGACGGCGCGGTGCCGGCACCCGCGCCGCGCTATGGCGACGAGGCGCTGCCGCCGGCGCGGACCGAACGCGATGCCGCGCGAAAGCTGCTCGAGGATTTCGGGTGCGACGAAGCGCTGATCGAGAAGGCGACGCGCGCCTAG
- a CDS encoding EAL domain-containing protein: MTDVLELGLLDGFERALINNRLKLVYQPKVSLKTGKLVRVEALVRWHDEKFGAVPPSRFVPLAERHGLIDPLTRWGLDTAFAQWRRWCDAGIDTGLAFNISAMSLEALDFPDLVTAKCAEHGVPSDHLVLELTEGATQPLANLMDTLTRFRIKGIGLAIDDFGTGYSALMQLRQLPFTEVKIDRFFVADSPDHRDSAAIVRAIIGLAHEIGLSTTAEGVETDAQLKLLAAMDCDIVQGYRIARPLPPGELAEWIDWWANDWQRLGIAP, encoded by the coding sequence GTGACCGACGTCCTCGAACTGGGGCTGCTCGACGGCTTCGAGCGCGCGCTCATCAACAATCGCCTGAAGCTGGTCTACCAGCCCAAGGTCAGCCTCAAGACCGGCAAGCTGGTTCGCGTCGAAGCACTGGTGCGCTGGCATGACGAGAAGTTCGGCGCCGTCCCGCCATCGCGCTTCGTGCCGCTTGCCGAGCGCCACGGCCTCATCGACCCGCTCACCCGCTGGGGGCTCGACACCGCCTTCGCGCAGTGGCGCCGCTGGTGCGATGCCGGCATCGACACCGGCCTTGCCTTCAACATCTCGGCGATGAGCCTCGAGGCGCTCGATTTCCCCGACCTCGTCACCGCCAAATGCGCCGAGCATGGCGTGCCGAGCGACCATCTCGTCCTCGAACTGACCGAGGGCGCGACCCAGCCGCTCGCCAACCTGATGGACACGCTGACCCGCTTCCGCATCAAGGGCATCGGACTGGCCATCGACGACTTCGGGACCGGCTATTCGGCGCTCATGCAGCTTCGCCAGCTGCCCTTTACCGAGGTGAAGATCGACCGCTTCTTCGTCGCCGACAGCCCCGACCATCGCGACAGCGCGGCCATCGTCCGCGCGATCATCGGGCTGGCCCATGAGATCGGCCTGTCGACCACCGCCGAAGGGGTCGAGACCGACGCACAGCTGAAGCTTCTCGCGGCAATGGATTGCGACATCGTCCAGGGCTATCGCATCGCCCGCCCGTTGCCGCCCGGCGAACTGGCCGAGTGGATCGACTGGTGGGCGAACGACTGGCAGCGCCTCGGCATCGCGCCCTAG
- a CDS encoding response regulator, translating to MARRPRLLLIDDEPKLAAFLAEAARLSAFDPVVATDHHDFREIFLNDAPDMIAVDLGMPGMDGIELLRFLADHDANQPVLIVSGFEERVIETAFRLGRELGLTMVGPIGKPARLDTLESLFGEVRQRLVA from the coding sequence ATGGCGCGCCGACCACGGCTGCTGTTGATCGATGACGAACCGAAACTCGCGGCTTTCCTTGCGGAAGCGGCGCGGTTGAGTGCGTTCGATCCGGTAGTGGCGACCGACCACCACGACTTCCGCGAGATCTTCCTCAACGATGCGCCCGACATGATCGCCGTGGACCTCGGCATGCCCGGCATGGACGGGATCGAACTGCTGCGCTTCCTCGCCGACCATGACGCCAACCAGCCGGTGCTGATCGTCTCGGGCTTCGAGGAGCGCGTCATCGAGACCGCCTTCCGCCTCGGCCGCGAGCTCGGCCTGACGATGGTCGGTCCGATCGGCAAACCTGCCCGCCTCGACACGCTCGAGAGCCTGTTCGGCGAAGTGCGCCAACGCCTCGTCGCGTGA
- a CDS encoding PilZ domain-containing protein, producing MLGSFIRRRQNRPFGQDHLAFESTIFSLSTEVPRPVERRVDERVMPMLRVAKLIDDSGKEQLIRVRNLSAGGLMAETTHNHEINDVVMLELNSQQIPAKVVWIREGTAGFKFEANIDLGEMLAGRKPRHGFRPRPPRLQVNCKANVRVGKLYYTVDVHDISLGGMKVEPIEEYCLGQKVVVVVESLRPIKGEIRWYSDRRAGIVFDRPLEFEELAEWMAKRLELASLKASFDK from the coding sequence ATGTTGGGCTCGTTCATCCGTCGGCGCCAGAACCGGCCGTTCGGCCAGGATCACCTGGCGTTTGAATCGACGATTTTCTCGCTTTCCACCGAGGTTCCGCGCCCGGTCGAGCGCCGCGTCGACGAGCGGGTGATGCCGATGTTGCGTGTCGCCAAGCTGATCGACGATAGCGGCAAGGAACAGCTCATCCGCGTCCGCAACCTGTCGGCGGGCGGGCTCATGGCCGAGACCACGCACAATCACGAGATCAACGATGTCGTGATGCTCGAGCTCAATTCGCAGCAGATCCCCGCCAAGGTGGTGTGGATCCGCGAAGGGACGGCGGGCTTCAAGTTCGAGGCCAATATCGACCTTGGCGAGATGCTTGCCGGCCGCAAGCCGCGCCACGGTTTCCGCCCGCGTCCCCCGCGTCTCCAGGTGAACTGCAAGGCCAATGTCCGCGTCGGCAAGCTCTATTACACCGTCGACGTCCACGACATCTCGCTCGGGGGCATGAAGGTCGAGCCGATCGAGGAATATTGCCTCGGCCAGAAAGTGGTCGTCGTGGTCGAGAGCCTGCGTCCCATCAAGGGCGAGATCCGCTGGTATTCGGATCGCCGCGCGGGGATCGTCTTCGACCGCCCGCTCGAGTTCGAGGAATTGGCCGAATGGATGGCCAAGCGGCTCGAACTGGCCAGCCTCAAGGCGAGCTTCGACAAATAA
- the msrA gene encoding peptide-methionine (S)-S-oxide reductase MsrA: protein MAEQQAIFAGGCFWCTEAVYLDVIGVSAVESGYIGGEVVGPTYKEVCGGNTGHAEAVRLTFDPGVISYDDLLDIFFATHDPTQLNRQGNDIGTQYRSAIFPLDDAQSEAAKAAIARANEKEGGKVVTTIEGPATWYPAEDYHQDYFAREGGSNPYCMAVIDPKLRKFRKSFQDKLKDGVEA from the coding sequence ATGGCTGAACAACAGGCAATCTTCGCAGGTGGCTGCTTCTGGTGCACCGAGGCGGTCTATCTCGACGTCATCGGCGTGAGCGCGGTGGAAAGCGGCTATATCGGCGGCGAGGTGGTGGGCCCGACCTACAAGGAGGTGTGCGGCGGCAACACCGGCCATGCCGAAGCGGTGCGCCTGACCTTCGATCCGGGGGTCATCAGCTATGACGACCTTCTCGACATCTTTTTTGCCACCCATGATCCGACCCAGCTCAACCGGCAGGGCAACGATATCGGCACGCAATATCGCAGCGCGATCTTCCCCCTGGACGACGCGCAATCCGAGGCCGCCAAGGCCGCGATCGCACGCGCCAACGAGAAAGAGGGCGGCAAGGTCGTCACCACCATCGAGGGGCCCGCGACCTGGTATCCGGCCGAGGACTATCACCAGGACTATTTTGCGCGGGAGGGTGGCTCCAACCCCTATTGCATGGCGGTGATCGACCCCAAGCTGCGCAAGTTCCGCAAGAGCTTCCAGGACAAGTTGAAAGACGGCGTCGAGGCCTAG
- a CDS encoding L-threonylcarbamoyladenylate synthase, whose protein sequence is MVAPSLPTEIIPANAAGIDRACTILAQGAPVAVPTETVYGLAADATDALAVARIYKAKGRPDFNPLITHVFDLEAAEKLAVFNDEARELAEMYWPGPLTLVLPRREEAGIADVVTAGLPTIAIRVPAHPVMRALLHRYGKPLAAPSANASGRISPTQAAHVAASLAGRIRLILDGGPCEQGIESTIIAATGDGLRLLRRGPIHVPEAAEAKGDKIEAPGQLLSHYAPQKRLRLDATEAGKNELLIGYGEIEGDLHLGDDPVTAAARLFSLLHEADASEAAGIAVAPIPGEGLPAAIRDRLKRAAAPR, encoded by the coding sequence ATGGTTGCGCCGTCACTACCGACAGAAATCATTCCCGCCAATGCCGCGGGGATCGACCGTGCCTGCACCATCCTGGCGCAGGGCGCGCCTGTCGCCGTGCCGACGGAGACCGTCTATGGCCTTGCCGCCGATGCGACCGACGCGCTCGCCGTCGCGCGCATCTACAAGGCCAAGGGCCGCCCCGACTTCAACCCGCTCATCACCCACGTCTTCGACCTCGAGGCCGCAGAGAAGCTCGCTGTCTTCAACGACGAGGCGCGTGAGCTGGCGGAAATGTACTGGCCGGGCCCCCTCACCCTCGTCCTGCCACGCCGCGAGGAGGCGGGCATTGCCGATGTCGTGACCGCGGGCCTGCCCACGATCGCCATTCGCGTCCCCGCCCATCCGGTGATGCGCGCGCTTCTCCACCGCTATGGCAAGCCGCTCGCCGCCCCCAGCGCCAACGCCTCGGGGCGCATCAGCCCGACGCAGGCCGCGCATGTCGCTGCCAGCCTTGCCGGCCGCATCCGCCTGATCCTTGACGGCGGTCCGTGCGAACAGGGCATCGAGAGCACCATCATCGCCGCCACCGGCGACGGCCTGCGACTCCTGCGCCGCGGTCCGATCCACGTCCCCGAAGCCGCCGAGGCCAAGGGAGACAAGATCGAAGCGCCGGGCCAGCTTCTCAGCCACTACGCCCCGCAAAAACGGCTCCGCCTCGACGCGACCGAGGCCGGCAAAAACGAATTGCTCATCGGCTATGGCGAGATCGAAGGCGACCTCCATCTCGGCGATGATCCCGTCACCGCCGCCGCGCGCCTCTTCTCGCTCCTGCACGAGGCCGATGCATCCGAAGCGGCAGGAATCGCCGTCGCGCCCATCCCGGGCGAGGGCCTTCCCGCCGCGATTCGTGATCGCCTCAAGCGGGCCGCCGCGCCGCGCTAG